Genomic DNA from uncultured Desulfuromusa sp.:
TTGGGAACAGTGATCGATGAAGTTATTCCGGAGCCTCTCGGCGGAGTTCATCAGGATCATGATCTCGCTGCTGAAACTCTCAAGAGCTATTTACTGAAACATCTCAACGAATTGGAGGAATACTCTCCTGAAGGGTTAATTGAGCAGCGCTACCAACGTTTCAGGGCCATTGCCGAGTTTGAAGAACCCAAATCATAATAAGATGATGACCGTGAGTCGACGGTTACGTTTTCTAATCTACCCTGTTTTGATATTTTTCCTGTCAAGTTGTGGTGGTCACACAACGCGCGTCATTGAAACACCGGAGACCCGAGAGCTGGAAGGTTGGCAGAAGCCATATGAAGTTGATGGTCAACGCTATCAGCCCTTGCGTGATCATCAGGGTTTTCAGCAGCGTGGAATTGCCAGCTGGTACGGACGTAAGTTCCATGGACGCAAAACCAGTAACGGTGAATTGTACGATATGTATGGTATGAGCGCTGCCCATAAGACCTTACCGATGGGAGTTTATGTCAAGGTCACTCATTTGGGGACCGGCCGCCATATTGTTGTACGGGTCAATGATCGAGGTCCCTTTGTCGCCGGTCGCATCATTGATCTCTCTTATGGTGCCGCCAGGCAGTTGGGAATCGTTGACTCAGGGACGGCACAGGTACAAGTGCAGGCTCTTGGTTATCGATCGACAGATGAAAATCGTCCCCCCCGTTTCAGTTCTGCCGGAAATTATGATTCAGGGAGTTTTGCTGTCCAGATAGCGGCATTCTCGAGTTCCTCCAACGCTTATCAGTTGGCGGAAAAAATGGGTCATCAATATGGCAAAGCTATTGTGTCAACAGGACTCAGCAATGGCCAGAAGATTTATCGGGTTCGTGTTGGCCATTTCACTTCTTTAAAACAGGCGGAAATAGCGGCCAGAGATTTAACCCTGGGAGGTTTCTCAGGGAGTTATGTTATTGCTTTTGAATGACAGCGTTTTGCAGAAGAACTCATTGATTTTTAGAATTTCTTATTGTTTTGGGATTATTTAGAAAAAATGATTAAAGGGTTGATTTAGTGCTTTACCCGTGCTAATGTTCCGTCGTATCAGATCCAGTTTGTGTAGATTATTTCACTGTATAGTCAGATAAGAACCGCACAGACCAAAAGGGCTGAGTGGTTTTTTTGTGACATGCAGGCGCTGGTCTGCATCACGTAACTCCCGCAGGGGACCTAGTAAGGAGAAAGTAAAATGGCAGAAGGAACAGTTAAATGGTTTAATGATTCTAAGGGTTTTGGTTTTATCGAGCAAGATAACGGCCCGGACGTGTTCGCACATTTTTCAGCAATTACAGGGGAAGGTTTCAAATCTTTGTCTGAAGGTGCGCGCGTTAGCTTTGATGTCGTTGATGGTCAAAAAGGACCTCAAGCAGCCAATATCGTACGGCTCTAAGATATATCAATTGTTTAACGGAAAAGCTCCATGGGTCACCATGGGGCTTTTTTTGTTTCAGCCAGGGATGGAAGAGGTTTATAATCAACTTCTGGTAAACTTAAATGATACAGAAATATCTACGTCTATTAAGACCTTGAAAGGATCTGATCATGCCATATGTTGAGCTGAACTTGACAACCGGTGCTACAAAAGAGCAGAAAGCACAACTGGTTGAGGGAATTACTGATTTATTGGTAACTATTCTCGATAAAAATCCTTCTTCGACGCAAATTGTCATCAAGGAATTTCAGCCTGACAGCTGGGGGATATCCGGCCGTTCGGTTAAGTCTTTACGCGAAGAGGGTAAGACCGCACATATCTCAAAAAAATAACGGATCTTTTGATGCCACTGATTGAGTCATATGGAGGAACCTGTTGCAGGGTCCTCTTTTTTATTGCCTGATCGAAAACAATACGCCGTAACTTCAGTAGTGAAGAACTCAGGTATGTGTCTGCGGCCTTGTGATAAAAAACGGCCGCAATGAGCAACGAGTTGGAACACTTCAAAGCCCCGGATCTATCCGAGCCATCCAGATTTTTTAAACGGAGTAAATTATTTTTTGGTGGATAAATACTCCCCGAGAAAGTCCTTTTTGAACGCCGGGTAATCACCTGCTTCTATCGCCGTTCGCGCCCCAGCAACCATATTGAGATAAAAGCGGACATTGTGTATTGCTGCCAGTGTTGCCGAGAGGATTTCGTTGGCATTGAAAAGATGGTGCAGGTAGGCACGAGTAAAGTTGCGGCAGCAATAGCAGTCGCATGAGGGGTCAACTGGAAAAAAGTCCCTGCGAAAATTGCGATTGGTCAGCCTGATTTTACCACGTTTTGTGAATAGCGTAGCACTACGGGCATAGCGGGTCGGGATGACACAATCAAACATGTCCATACCGCGTTCAATGGACTCAAGGATATCTTCCGGTAAGCCAACCCCCATGAGATAGCGTGGCTTGTTTTTTGGCATGAAGGGTTCGGTGTATTCAACCACTTTTTTCAGGAGATCCAATCCTTCTCCAACACTGACACCACCGATGGCGTAACCGGGAAAATCCATTGCTGTCAAGGTTTCAGCACACTCACGGCGCAAATCATCGTAAACACCTCCCTGAACAATTCCAAAAAGTGCTTGATCTGTTCTTGAGTGGTGTTTCAAACAATTTTCAGCCCAGCGAATGGTTTTTTTAACTGATTTTGCTGCATAGTCGTGGGTGGTTGGATAGGGGATACATTCGTCAAAGGCCATAATGATGTCAGCCCCCAGGTCATTTTCTATCTGCATCGCTTCTTTGGGACCTAGAAAAATTTCTTCACCGGTGAGCTCATGACGAAAATGAACCCCATCTTCACCAATTCTTTTTTTCGGTAGAGAAAAGACTTGGAACCCGCCACTATCAGTGAGTATCGGCTTTTTCCAGTTCATAAATTTGTGCAGTCCACCGGCTTTTTTAACCAATCCTTCTCCTGGTTTGAGGTGTAAATGGTAGGTGTTTGAAAGGATAATTTGGGCTTCAGTTTCTTCTACCTGAGCCGGAGTCATCGCTTTAAGTGCCCCGTGCGTTCCGACGGGCATGAAGATCGGCGTTTCTATAACCCCATGCGGTGTTTTCAGTTGACCACGCCGGGCGCGACTGTGTTGATCTTCTTTCAATAATTTAAACTGAAACATTCAGTTGTTCTCCCTTATTGCATGCATTAGGATGTTTATGATCAGGATATAGCAAAATCTCACTCAGGGTGCAATTTTATCGGAGGTTTTAAGTGAGCTACTATGCTCCGTTTCCATTCGAGCTGCAACAAGTAGAATACGTGAAATTATATTTTTATCTGGAGAACAGCAATTATTTTGACCTGCCGGATCTTGGTTTGCTGCAACTCCGGCGTGAATTACGACAGGGACTTAAAAGTTTTTCCGACTTGGGTCAGGACGATTATGCCCGTGAATTGACGCAACTGCTGCAGCCGGATCTTCCGGATGATCCTGTCTTATTGCGGCAGATTCAGCAACCTTCTCCAGCCTTCGTGATTTCACCGGATACGTCTCTGTGTGGATTGATCGCACCGAAGCAGCGGATATGCCTTCCGGTTCTTTTTTTAGGCTCTGGAATCAAGGCCATTGATTTTTTTGTTTCTTTGCTACAACATTTAGGAACACGAGGTCTTTATCACGGTTGTGGACGATATATTTTAGAGGGGGTTGAAGCTGAAGACGGTAGCGGGGTGAGGTCGATGCTCTGGTCAAAGGGTAAACAGACTTATTCCTTGAATCCTCCCGTTTGCCGTTTGTCCTGGTGGTTAGAGCGAAAGCCATCTTTTGAAAATTCTGTTCAATTTGAAATTGTGACTCCACTGCGGATTCTGCGTCAAGGGAAACCATTTTTTAAGGCTGGATTTGCAGATATTTTTCCTTTTCTTCTGCGCCGGGTGACTTCGCTTCTGGCTGCCTATGCCGGGGTAGAATTGAGTCCTTATCCTGCGCATTACATATCAATGGCAAAACAGGTCAAAGTTGTTCAGAATAGTTTTCATTGGAAAGATTGGCGCACTCTTAACAACGAACATGGTGATCAGAACTTAGGTGGGTTGATGGGGGCTTTAAAGATGCAAGGTGATGAGCTTTCTGAGTTGCTGTGGCTTTTGCAGCTTGGTCATCTTTTTAACATTGGAAAAGGGGCTACCTATGGGGCTGGACAATATCGATTGATTTATAGTTGAATAGCAACGGTTATTTTCTCTGTGATGGATGCAGGATTAGCCCTGATCTGGAGGTGTTAAAATGGCGGATGCCTGGGAGGACCGTAAAAAGGCTCTTGAAAATGAATTCTTCCATAAAAAAGAGCAGGAAGCTGTGGCTAAAATGAAGCAGGACGCAGCAGCTGCTGCCTGTTTAGGACGTTGTCCTAAGTGTGGCAAAGTTCTTGAACCGATAACTTTTCATGGTGTTCCTCTGGACAATTGTTCTGATTGCGGTGGCGTCTGGCTAGGCCCGGAAGACTTGAAGGTCCTGGCAGCAAAGGATCATCGGAGCTGGTTTGAACGTTGGTTTGACAGAGATGGTGAAAACTCAAATTGATCTGGAGGCTTAAATGTTCTGGTTTGTTTTTCTGTTGTTGCTTCTTGGAGCCGGGTTCTATTTTTATCAGAAGATGATGTCGATAGAGCGAGAAATCCGAGCTGAACAGGAAGCTGAAGGGGGGAGTGCTGCTCAGGTTCAAGAGCCGGAAAAGTCTTCTGTCGATCTGCCTGAGATGAAACCATTCGATAAAGATAATAATTCAGCTACAACCACACCTGAACAGACGGCAGCAGAAAAAGTTATTATTTCTGCCGTCACTAAAAGTCCGGGAACGAAGCAGACGGATCTTTATGTTCTTTTTCCTGACACAGGTAGAAAGCAGCTTCAGCAGACGATTAAAAATATGGCGGATAATGGGGTTTTGAGACGGGAAAAGCAGGGGAGTAGTTATTTGTTGTACCTTGCTTGAATTTAAGTCCGGGGGCAAAATTCAGTCCACCCCCGGACTGTTGATTTATAGATTATAGAAAACGTCCTTGCCTCTGAATAGGGCTGTTTCATCCAGCTCGTCTTCTATACGAAGTAACTGGTTGTATTTGCAAATCCGATCCGTCCGGCAGAGTGAGCCGGTTTTTATCTGACCTGCATTCGTCGCTACCGCAAGATCTGCTATTGTTGTATCTTCGGTTTCTCCCGAGCGGTGGGAAACCACTGCGGTATAACCGGCACGCTTGGCCATTTCAATTGCCTCCAGCGTTTCTGTCAAGGTGCCGATTTGGTTGACCTTGATGAGAATGGAGTTGGCAATTCCTTTATCGATTCCTTCTTTAAGAATTTTGGTATTGGTGACAAAAAGGTCATCACCGACAATCTGAATTTTATCTCCCAGCTTTTCCGTCATCAGTTTCCAGCCATCCCAGTCATTTTCAGCAAGCCCATCTTCAATGGAAATGATGGGGTAGCGATCAACCAGCTCAGCATAAAATGCGACCGTTTCCTCGGCCGTTTTGAGCGCCTGTTTTTCGTTGGCAAAATTGTACTGACCCTCTTTAAAAATTTCCGATGCAGCGACATCCAGAGCCAGAAGAATATCTTCACCTGCTTTATAACCCGCAGCGGCAATGGCTTCCATGATCACCTGCAGGGCTTCTTCATTGCTCTTCAGGTTGGGGGCAAAGCCTCCTTCATCACCGACAGAGGTATTGTAGCCCTTGTCCTTCAGGACCTTTTTAAGTGCGTGAAATATTTCTGCGCCCATCCGTAGTGCTTCTTTGAAGCTATCAGCACCGGCAGGCATGATCATGAATTCCTGAATATCCACGTTATTGTCAGCATGTTCTCCGCCATTAATAATGTTCATCATCGGCAGTGGCAATTCCTTGGCATTAGCACCACCGATGTATTGGTAGAGCGGTAAGCCGGCATCCTCGGCTGCTGCTTTCGCGCAAGCCATGGAAACTCCAAGCAGGGCATTGGCACCGAGTTTACTTTTGAAATCGGTTCCATCCAGCAGTAATAATTTTCGATCGATGCCGACTTGATCGCTGGCCTCCCAGCCAACGAGTTCTGCGGCAATAACCTCGTTAACATGTTCAACCGCTTTTAATACACCTTTGCCGAGATAGCGGTTTTTGTCGCCATCGCGAAGTTCCAGGGCTTCCCGTTCTCCGGTTGATGCACCACTGGGTACCGCTGCCCGGCCAATGACTCCTGTTTCAAGTGCAACTTCCACTTCTACTGTTGGATTGCCGCGTGAGTCCAGGATCTCACGGGCGTAGATATCGATAATTTCACTCATCTGTAACCCCTTACGTTGTCATCTGTGAAAAGTTATTGTCCCAATCATAAAACGGGACAATCTATGTAGGTGTGAACTCTAAATATTTATAGCACAAGATCCGCTTAAATAAAGACTTTTTATGCCGTTTTATAAAAGCGGATCTTTTGCCCGGCTTGTTCGAATCCATAGAATTGTGATAAGAAGATCTTTCGTTGATTTAAATTTTTCAAAGGAGAGAATTAAGTGTCTACTTTTCGTGATTTTAAAGTAAAAGATCTTGCGGCTGCTGAATGGGGGCGCAAGGAAATTTTGCTTGCGCAGGAAGAAATGCCTGGATTAATGGCCTTGCGTACGGAATATGCGGGGCAATACCCTCTAAAGGGAGCACGGATTTCCGGTTCCCTGCACATGACAATTCAAACTGCAGTCTTGATCGAAACTTTAATTGAATTGGGAGCGCAGGTTCGCTGGTGCTCCTGTAATATCTTTTCTACGCAGGATCATGCTGCTGCTGCTGTGGTTGTTGGCCCCAAGGGGACAGTTACGGAACCACAAGGGGTGCCCGTTTATGCCTGGAAGGGCGAATCTCTTGCAGAGTACTGGTGGTGTACAGAGCAGGCATTAACGTGGCCGGAAGGTGAATATCCGAATATGATTCTTGATGATGGTGGCGATGCGACCATGTTTGTCCTCAAGGGAAGTGAATGGGAAAAAGGGAGCGTTCCTGAGCTTTCTGATGATGATCCGGAAGATTGGTGTGAACTAGTCAACGCACTGGGAGAATCCATCGCTAAAAACCCGGGGAGGTGGATTCAGACAGCTGCTTCAATTAAAGGTGTCACAGAAGAAACGACAACCGGTGTCCATCGCCTGTACCAAATGGCGGAAGAAGGCAGCTTATTGTTTCCGGCGATGAATGTTAACGATGCGGTGACCAAATCTAAGTTTGATAATGTGTACGGTTGTCGCCACTCTCTGGTTGATGGCATTATGCGTGCCACGGATGTGATGATTTCCGGTAAGGTTTCTGTGGTCTGCGGCTATGGTGATGTCGGCAAGGGGTGTTGCCAGTCTTTGCGTGGTCAAGGGGCTCGAGTGATTGTCACGGAGATTGATCCGATCTGTGCTCTGCAGGCGCTGATGGAAGGCTACGAGGTCAAGCGGGTTGAAGATGTGCTCGATTATGCCGATATCTATGTGACAACGACCGGGAACAAAAATGTTATTACCCTCGAGCATATGCGGCAGATGAAAAATAACGCTATCGTTGGTAATATCGGTCATTTCGACAATGAGATAGAGATGATGGCCGTTGAAAGAGATGAGTCTGTCACCAGGGAAAATATCAAACCACAAGTTGATCGTTGGATTTTTGAAGATGGACATGGTGTTATTGTTCTTGCAGAAGGACGCTTGCTGAATCTGGGCTGTGCGACAGGTCATCCGAGCTTTGTTATGTCCAACTCATTTACCAACCAGGTTATGGCGCAAATTGAATTGTTTAATCATTCAGATAATTATGAAAATAAAGTTTATGTCCTGCCCAAGCTTCTTGACGAAAAAGTGGCCAGATTGCATCTGGACAAGTTGGGAGCCAAGTTGACTGTCCTTACGGATGAACAGTCTAAGTATCTGGGTGTACCGGTATCGGGCCCATTTAAGCCGGAGACTTATCGTTACTGAAATTTAAACAGGGAATGTCATAAACAATGATCCCCGGCATGAGTCGGGGATCATTGTTTTTAGATCAGGTTATTCCTCTACGTTCAGTAACAGCCATATTCCCATGAGCAGAAAGATGAAGTTAGCTGTCCAGGCTGCAAATATTGGGGGAAGGGCATTAGAATAACCAAAAGCGGTCACCAGTGACTGAATAATAAAGTAGACAACCCCAATGCCTAAACTGAGCCCGATACCGAGAGCAAGATTACTGTTTCGACCTCTTTGCAAGGCAAAAGGAATTCCCAAAAATCCCATGATTATACAGGTGAATGGTGCTGCAACCCGAGTGTGCATGTCGACTCGTTGTCGCGTTGAATCGTAGCCTTCCTGTTCCAGCTTTTTGGCGACTGATAGCAGTTGTCTGAAATTCAGCTCATTATTCATATCTTCTCGCCCGGAAAAATCTTCAGGGGAACGATCGAGATCTAAAGCTACTTTTTTAAAGCGGTTCACCTGTAGCATGTCCCCCGAAGTCGTGTCGAAAGTTCTCTCAACCATGTTGGCAGCCAGCCAAACCCCATTTTCAAACATAGCAAGATCGATGTCCTGTCGATTTTTGATTTTTTGCTGAGCATCGAAGGTAAAGATGACGATTCCCTGCAATTTTAGGTTCTGTGGTTGAGCCACAGCTATATTGATAATCTGGTTATTGTTGCGATACCAGATTTCATTTCTTGTCAATTGGACTTGCTGCTTGCCCTTGAGCTTCACTTCCAGAAGGTTGTTGAGCTGTTTGGTATTCCATGGGATCGTAAATTCATTCAATAATAACAGCAAGAGTGACAGTAGCAAGGTCAGAGTCATGAGCGGTTGCACGATTTTCCAGAGACTGACACCACAGGCGCGCATGGCAGTAACTTCATTGGTTCGGCTGAGCCCACCGAGAGTCAAAACCATGGTTGTCAGGATTGCCAGAGGAAGAATCTGGGTAAAGATCACCGGAATGTTGTTGAAGAGATAAACAAAATAATCGCCGATTGTGGCTTTGTGATCAATAAAATCATCAACTTTTTCAAAGAAATCGATTAACAGGTAAATGCCTATAAAAGCCGCGACACAGAGAGAAAGAATCCGAATGAAGTGTTGCAACAGGAAACGGTTGAGAGTTTTCATGGTCTCTCTCTTTTTTTGTGGGAACGAGACGTCAGGCGGTTGAAGAGGCGCTTCGGGATGGTGAAGAGCTGCAGGTCTTTTTCAATTGCAGTATTGTGGAGGAACCAGGATCCTCCGAGCAAAAAACAAAAATTCGGCAACCAGAGAATAATCGCTGCCGGGAATATCCCTTTTCCTGCAAGGGTGCCTGCAAAGCTCAGTAACACGTAATAGACAAGGAAGACCACCAGAGCCAGAGCAAAACCCGCTCCCTTGCCTGAGCGTTGAGATTGTAGTCCCAGGGGAACTCCAATCAGAACCAGCACCAACGGAGCAAAGGCGATCACGATACGTTCATGTTTTTCGACCTGGAGGCTGGCTCTGCTTTTATCATTTTTGGCGTTATCAATGGCACTGTTCAAATCTGCCCAGGAAAGTTCCCCTCGTGATCGACGCCTTTTGTTGTTGTTGAGTTCACTCCCCATATCCAGATTGATATCGTAACTGGTAAAGCTGACAACCTGATATGTTGATTTTTTCTCTTTTGTTGGTCTGCGGTGAATGCTGCCATCGTTCAGGCGCAAGGTTAGACTGTACTGGTTGGGGTTGGAAATGAGACGACCTTGCTGTGCGGTGATAATCGCCGGGGTTTCATCTTCTCGGCCGTCGGAGATAAAAACATCTTGCATCGTGCCGCGATTTTCATCCACTCCTCTGGCATAGAGGACAATTCCGTCAAACTCATCATTAAATATACCCGGTTTGACACTGACGCTGGCACTGCTGGAGGCAATCTGAAATAACTGGCTGCGAAAGGCGGTTTTACTTGTAGGTTCTATGCTGATGGTGATCCAGGCCGTGAGCAGACTGAAGATTATTGCCAGAAGGAAAACCGGTTTTACCAGATTGTAGAGGCTGATCCCTGATGCTTTAAGAGCTACAAATTCACTGTCTGCAGAAAAACGACCAAATGCCAGCAGGATTCCCAGTAAAAAGGAGAGGGGAATCGTGATACTCAAAAAAGTTGGCAGCAGGAAACTGAAAAGCTGCAGAATCTTAACAGTTGGAACCCCTTTATTGATGACCAGCTCAGCCAGACGGGGGATCTTCCC
This window encodes:
- the ahcY gene encoding adenosylhomocysteinase produces the protein MSTFRDFKVKDLAAAEWGRKEILLAQEEMPGLMALRTEYAGQYPLKGARISGSLHMTIQTAVLIETLIELGAQVRWCSCNIFSTQDHAAAAVVVGPKGTVTEPQGVPVYAWKGESLAEYWWCTEQALTWPEGEYPNMILDDGGDATMFVLKGSEWEKGSVPELSDDDPEDWCELVNALGESIAKNPGRWIQTAASIKGVTEETTTGVHRLYQMAEEGSLLFPAMNVNDAVTKSKFDNVYGCRHSLVDGIMRATDVMISGKVSVVCGYGDVGKGCCQSLRGQGARVIVTEIDPICALQALMEGYEVKRVEDVLDYADIYVTTTGNKNVITLEHMRQMKNNAIVGNIGHFDNEIEMMAVERDESVTRENIKPQVDRWIFEDGHGVIVLAEGRLLNLGCATGHPSFVMSNSFTNQVMAQIELFNHSDNYENKVYVLPKLLDEKVARLHLDKLGAKLTVLTDEQSKYLGVPVSGPFKPETYRY
- the tgt gene encoding tRNA guanosine(34) transglycosylase Tgt produces the protein MFQFKLLKEDQHSRARRGQLKTPHGVIETPIFMPVGTHGALKAMTPAQVEETEAQIILSNTYHLHLKPGEGLVKKAGGLHKFMNWKKPILTDSGGFQVFSLPKKRIGEDGVHFRHELTGEEIFLGPKEAMQIENDLGADIIMAFDECIPYPTTHDYAAKSVKKTIRWAENCLKHHSRTDQALFGIVQGGVYDDLRRECAETLTAMDFPGYAIGGVSVGEGLDLLKKVVEYTEPFMPKNKPRYLMGVGLPEDILESIERGMDMFDCVIPTRYARSATLFTKRGKIRLTNRNFRRDFFPVDPSCDCYCCRNFTRAYLHHLFNANEILSATLAAIHNVRFYLNMVAGARTAIEAGDYPAFKKDFLGEYLSTKK
- the lptF gene encoding LPS export ABC transporter permease LptF; translated protein: MSSIRIHKYILKEISIPAFLSLLIFTFVLLMGKIPRLAELVINKGVPTVKILQLFSFLLPTFLSITIPLSFLLGILLAFGRFSADSEFVALKASGISLYNLVKPVFLLAIIFSLLTAWITISIEPTSKTAFRSQLFQIASSSASVSVKPGIFNDEFDGIVLYARGVDENRGTMQDVFISDGREDETPAIITAQQGRLISNPNQYSLTLRLNDGSIHRRPTKEKKSTYQVVSFTSYDINLDMGSELNNNKRRRSRGELSWADLNSAIDNAKNDKSRASLQVEKHERIVIAFAPLVLVLIGVPLGLQSQRSGKGAGFALALVVFLVYYVLLSFAGTLAGKGIFPAAIILWLPNFCFLLGGSWFLHNTAIEKDLQLFTIPKRLFNRLTSRSHKKRERP
- the eno gene encoding phosphopyruvate hydratase codes for the protein MSEIIDIYAREILDSRGNPTVEVEVALETGVIGRAAVPSGASTGEREALELRDGDKNRYLGKGVLKAVEHVNEVIAAELVGWEASDQVGIDRKLLLLDGTDFKSKLGANALLGVSMACAKAAAEDAGLPLYQYIGGANAKELPLPMMNIINGGEHADNNVDIQEFMIMPAGADSFKEALRMGAEIFHALKKVLKDKGYNTSVGDEGGFAPNLKSNEEALQVIMEAIAAAGYKAGEDILLALDVAASEIFKEGQYNFANEKQALKTAEETVAFYAELVDRYPIISIEDGLAENDWDGWKLMTEKLGDKIQIVGDDLFVTNTKILKEGIDKGIANSILIKVNQIGTLTETLEAIEMAKRAGYTAVVSHRSGETEDTTIADLAVATNAGQIKTGSLCRTDRICKYNQLLRIEDELDETALFRGKDVFYNL
- a CDS encoding septal ring lytic transglycosylase RlpA family protein encodes the protein MSRRLRFLIYPVLIFFLSSCGGHTTRVIETPETRELEGWQKPYEVDGQRYQPLRDHQGFQQRGIASWYGRKFHGRKTSNGELYDMYGMSAAHKTLPMGVYVKVTHLGTGRHIVVRVNDRGPFVAGRIIDLSYGAARQLGIVDSGTAQVQVQALGYRSTDENRPPRFSSAGNYDSGSFAVQIAAFSSSSNAYQLAEKMGHQYGKAIVSTGLSNGQKIYRVRVGHFTSLKQAEIAARDLTLGGFSGSYVIAFE
- a CDS encoding zf-TFIIB domain-containing protein, translated to MADAWEDRKKALENEFFHKKEQEAVAKMKQDAAAAACLGRCPKCGKVLEPITFHGVPLDNCSDCGGVWLGPEDLKVLAAKDHRSWFERWFDRDGENSN
- the cas6 gene encoding CRISPR system precrRNA processing endoribonuclease RAMP protein Cas6, giving the protein MSYYAPFPFELQQVEYVKLYFYLENSNYFDLPDLGLLQLRRELRQGLKSFSDLGQDDYARELTQLLQPDLPDDPVLLRQIQQPSPAFVISPDTSLCGLIAPKQRICLPVLFLGSGIKAIDFFVSLLQHLGTRGLYHGCGRYILEGVEAEDGSGVRSMLWSKGKQTYSLNPPVCRLSWWLERKPSFENSVQFEIVTPLRILRQGKPFFKAGFADIFPFLLRRVTSLLAAYAGVELSPYPAHYISMAKQVKVVQNSFHWKDWRTLNNEHGDQNLGGLMGALKMQGDELSELLWLLQLGHLFNIGKGATYGAGQYRLIYS
- a CDS encoding 4-oxalocrotonate tautomerase family protein; the encoded protein is MPYVELNLTTGATKEQKAQLVEGITDLLVTILDKNPSSTQIVIKEFQPDSWGISGRSVKSLREEGKTAHISKK
- the lptG gene encoding LPS export ABC transporter permease LptG; the protein is MKTLNRFLLQHFIRILSLCVAAFIGIYLLIDFFEKVDDFIDHKATIGDYFVYLFNNIPVIFTQILPLAILTTMVLTLGGLSRTNEVTAMRACGVSLWKIVQPLMTLTLLLSLLLLLLNEFTIPWNTKQLNNLLEVKLKGKQQVQLTRNEIWYRNNNQIINIAVAQPQNLKLQGIVIFTFDAQQKIKNRQDIDLAMFENGVWLAANMVERTFDTTSGDMLQVNRFKKVALDLDRSPEDFSGREDMNNELNFRQLLSVAKKLEQEGYDSTRQRVDMHTRVAAPFTCIIMGFLGIPFALQRGRNSNLALGIGLSLGIGVVYFIIQSLVTAFGYSNALPPIFAAWTANFIFLLMGIWLLLNVEE
- a CDS encoding cold-shock protein, whose protein sequence is MAEGTVKWFNDSKGFGFIEQDNGPDVFAHFSAITGEGFKSLSEGARVSFDVVDGQKGPQAANIVRL